The Solicola gregarius DNA window GGAGCAGCGGCACCGCCTCCGCCGCCGACCCGCCGTCGGTCAGGGAGATCAGCACGCAGACCACGAGGAACACCAGGCCCGCGAACGAGGTGGCCCGCGCGGCCGTGCGTACGGACTCGATGCGACGGCTGATCGCGACCTGGCCCAGGACGACTGTCGCCGTGTTCACCACGAACAGCACCGAGACGATCCACGTCGGTGCGTCGGTGTACTCGTTGACCCACAGCGGTATGCCGACATCGAGGATCGCGTACTGGACACCGGTCGAAGCGAGGATGAGGGTGACGAGGACGTACGAACGATCGCGGAACACCCGCCCGATCGGCACGGCCGCCTCGCGGGGCGTTGGGTCGACGTGCGGGTAGCGGCGCATGACGAACGCCGCCACCCAGGCCGTGACGCCGTTCAGGATCAACACGATCTGGTACGCGAGCGGCGAGTCGAGTGCGAGGGCGACGGCACCACACGCGGCACCGATGCTGATCCCGATGTAGTTGACGGCCCGCAGGTACGCGCGGATGCGCAGCCGCTCCGGCCCCCGCACACTGGTCGCGATCAGTGCGCTGCGTACGGCGGCCGATCCGCGGTCGAAGGTCATCAGGGCGGAGACGGTGACGACGAACGACCACCACTGCGTCGCGAACGGCACCAGGATCGCCGCGAACCCGGCGCACACGAGCAGCACCATCAGCAGCTCACGGGCGCCGACCCGGTCGCTCAGATGCCCTAGCGGGATGCCCGCGGCGAGTCCGAACAGGCCCGAGATGGTCAGCCCCAATCCGACCTCGGTTGCCGGGAGCTCCTGGATGCGGGTGAAGTACAGAACCGCCGCGACCGTGAACATGCCGTGGCCGATGGTGTTGGCCAGCGTCGTACGCGCCATGACGGAGGCTTCGGGCAGGTCCGGACGTGCCCAACCCAGCCGTCCCCCGGATGCCATCACGGTTTCCTTGCGCCGTACCTCTCGGCTCGCTTGCGTGCCTCTTCCGCCACCCTCGGCTCCTCGAGCAGTCGTGGTAGCAGCGACCGTTCGGTGGTGAGGGCGCGAAATGTCAGCCCGATAGTAACGTGATGTGCGCGTTCTTCAACTATTTGCACGGCGTCGCCGGACTCGATGACACCTTCGCGCACGACCCGGAGGTACGCGCCGGGGCGGCCCGCCTCGGTGAACCGGCGTACCCAGCGGGGCTGGTCGATGAAGCCGGCGAACACCGAGCACGGGATGCGTACGGTCGCGACCTCCAGCACTGCGGTGCCGATCTGCCACCGCTCTCCGATGCGGGCCTCGTTGAGGTCGATGCCGCGGGTCGTGAGGTTCTCGCCGAAGCCTCCGGGTGGGATCGGGCGGCCGAGCTCGGCCGCCCAGACCTCGAGGTCCTCGGCTGCGAAGGCGTAAACCGCCTGATCGACACCGCCGTGGTTCCCCAGGTCGGCGATCTCGTCGGGCTCGAGACCGAGCGTCGCCACGCGTACGGGACCCTCGACCGGACGCTTGTCGATCGCGCTCCGCTTGAGCGACCCCCAGGGCACCGGCCGGGTCGTACCGACGTTGACCGACTCGACGACGCCGGTCACTTCTTGGCCGGTTTGTCCTTGGACTCGCCGGTCGAGAGGGCGGCGACGAACGCCTCTTGCGGCACCTCCACCCGGCCGACCATCTTCATCCGCTTCTTGC harbors:
- a CDS encoding MFS transporter, with protein sequence MASGGRLGWARPDLPEASVMARTTLANTIGHGMFTVAAVLYFTRIQELPATEVGLGLTISGLFGLAAGIPLGHLSDRVGARELLMVLLVCAGFAAILVPFATQWWSFVVTVSALMTFDRGSAAVRSALIATSVRGPERLRIRAYLRAVNYIGISIGAACGAVALALDSPLAYQIVLILNGVTAWVAAFVMRRYPHVDPTPREAAVPIGRVFRDRSYVLVTLILASTGVQYAILDVGIPLWVNEYTDAPTWIVSVLFVVNTATVVLGQVAISRRIESVRTAARATSFAGLVFLVVCVLISLTDGGSAAEAVPLLLIAGVLHAFGEITQTAAQFCLGQDLAPHHAQGQYQGMATTGFSLSTMLGPAVITLLPIHLGAPGWWILGGAFVLLGLAMIPAVEWSVRTRPAFGVDLA
- a CDS encoding MOSC domain-containing protein, producing the protein MTGVVESVNVGTTRPVPWGSLKRSAIDKRPVEGPVRVATLGLEPDEIADLGNHGGVDQAVYAFAAEDLEVWAAELGRPIPPGGFGENLTTRGIDLNEARIGERWQIGTAVLEVATVRIPCSVFAGFIDQPRWVRRFTEAGRPGAYLRVVREGVIESGDAVQIVEERAHHVTIGLTFRALTTERSLLPRLLEEPRVAEEARKRAERYGARKP